A segment of the Candidatus Angelobacter sp. genome:
TTCAACGCCACGGACATCAACGACCCTGCGGCGACCTTTCTTCCCTTGTCGGGCATGGACCTCACCGAAATCCAGACCTCCTCGACGACCGGGGGCGCCATTGATGGGCACGCCAACCAGATTGCCATATCGGGCACCATTTCAAGCGCAGGTTGGGCGAGTGGGTCAACTTTGACCGTTCGCTGGAGCGACCTGGACGATACCGGTTCCGACGGGCTTTACGCGGTGGACAATTTCAGTCTGTCGGCGACGGCGGTGCCAGAACCTTCCACCTTCGCGCTGCTGGGACTCGGCCTGGCCGGATTGCTGGCTCGTCGTGTCCGGCGCTGAAAGCCCTTTCGCAGAAGATTGACGGCGCCGCGCAGTTTGGCCGCTCCGAATCCGGAGGTTACTCGGTATTGGGATAAGAACCGAGCACCTTGACGAAACTGCATTGATGCTCGAGTTCGCCGACGGCCCTGGCGACCCGGGGCTCATTGACATGGCCGTCGCAATCAATGAAGAAAAAATACTCCCATGCCTTGCGCTTGCTCGGACGCGACTCGATTTTTGTCATGTTCAGCCGATAGTGGCGGAAGGCGGCGAGCGCGCGGTGCAGCGCGCCGACCTTGTCCACCAGGCTGATCATCAGACTGGTGCGGTCGTGGCCGGTGGGCGGGCTGCATTGGCGGCCCAGCACCAGGAAACGCGTGGCGTTGGCGGCATTGTCCTGAATGTCATGCTCCAGCACCCGAAGATCGTATTTTTCGGCGGCAAGCATTCCGGTGATGGCGGCCGCGTGGCCGCGGAGCTTCGTGGTCTTCGGAGCGGGGTGCGCGGCGAGTTCGGCTGAACGCGCGTTGGAGGACGTTTCCAGGATTTCGGCGTGCGGAAGGTTCTTTTGCACCCAGGACCGGCATTGCGCCAGTGCCTGCGGGTGCGCGTACAAACGGCGGATGTCCTTCGAGGGGCAGTCGCCCGCCAGGCAGTATTGAATCGGCAGAACGATTTGCGAAACGATTTTCAAATCGCTGTCCACGAACATGTCGAGAGTGTGCGTGACGACGCCTTCGGTGGAGTTTTCAATCGGCACCACGCCGTAGTCCGCGCGGTTCTTGCTCACCTCGCTGAACACGTCCGTGATGGTTTTATGCGGGTAGTAACGGAGGCTGGAGCCGAACCGGCGGATCGCGGCCTGATGTGTGAACGTGGCCTCCGGTCCAAGATAGGCGATGCGCATCGTCTTTTGCAGCGAGAGCGCGCTCGACATCACTTCGCGGTAAATCGCGCGGATGGCCTCATTGGTGATCGGCCCCCGGTTCAACCGGCAGGCGCGTTGCAGCACGGACAGCTCGCGGTGCGGCGCGTACACCTCCTCGCCCGCCTTCAGTTTGATGGCACCGATTTCAAGGACGTGCTGTGTGCGCTCGTTGAGCAGCTTGATGATCTTCGCATCCAGCTTGTCGATCGCCTTGCGATGTTCGGGAATGTTCACCCAAGGCAGAATGCAGAATTACGAAAGAAGAATCAAACCCGATTCAGCTACTCGCAAAAACGCGTCAAAACGGCATTTACAAAACCGAAGCGTGAAATAGAAACCGATTTATCAAGTTCCTTCTGTTCTTCTCCTTCAATCTTATCAACAACCGGCCCGTATTTTGCCGAATCTTTATTCAAGTCGGCCTTCCAGCCGTCCACAACCTCTTCGATTTTCCGCAATTGATCCTTGTCCATCCAGATGCCGCCGCATTCAGTGCATTTGTGCAAAATGATGCCACTCGTGTCGCCGTAGTTGAAATGTTCCATTTGCACATTCTCGCACGCGGGGCAATTCAGTTCGTCGTGGTCGTCTTTTTCGGCGGTGAAAATCTCCCTGTTCACCGCGGCAAGTGACGCAATCTCTTCCGGGGTGAAAACTTCGTCATGATGTTCGACAATTTTTTGCAACTCGCCGGCGTGGAG
Coding sequences within it:
- the pheA gene encoding prephenate dehydratase; protein product: MNIPEHRKAIDKLDAKIIKLLNERTQHVLEIGAIKLKAGEEVYAPHRELSVLQRACRLNRGPITNEAIRAIYREVMSSALSLQKTMRIAYLGPEATFTHQAAIRRFGSSLRYYPHKTITDVFSEVSKNRADYGVVPIENSTEGVVTHTLDMFVDSDLKIVSQIVLPIQYCLAGDCPSKDIRRLYAHPQALAQCRSWVQKNLPHAEILETSSNARSAELAAHPAPKTTKLRGHAAAITGMLAAEKYDLRVLEHDIQDNAANATRFLVLGRQCSPPTGHDRTSLMISLVDKVGALHRALAAFRHYRLNMTKIESRPSKRKAWEYFFFIDCDGHVNEPRVARAVGELEHQCSFVKVLGSYPNTE
- a CDS encoding zf-TFIIB domain-containing protein, translating into MKCPRCGSTLRSTGYEGQTVEVCTACQGEWLHAGELQKIVEHHDEVFTPEEIASLAAVNREIFTAEKDDHDELNCPACENVQMEHFNYGDTSGIILHKCTECGGIWMDKDQLRKIEEVVDGWKADLNKDSAKYGPVVDKIEGEEQKELDKSVSISRFGFVNAVLTRFCE